From Jiangella mangrovi:
GACCTCGAACGGCGGGTCCGCCACCAGCACCTTGGCCGCTGAGTCGACGACGTAGCCCGCACCGGCGACGCACACCAGCACGCCGACGAGTCGCGGCACCCATGTCGAGCGGAGGGCCAGGGAGCCGACGACGACGAGGTGCAGGCCGAAGACGGCGAGCCCGGCGCTCCAGATCGCGTCGAACGTGTCGATCCGCGACAGCGCGAGCGCCTGGCGCTGCTGCTCGGTGAACCCGCCGAACGCCGCCGCGTCCGTCAGCGGTGACAACGCCGCGACGAGCTGGGCGATGGCCGTGAGGAAGACGGCCGCATAGGCGACCCGGAACCACGCCGCGAGCATCGACACCGCCCGGTCGACCGGCTCGAACAGCCGGTACAGCGCCCACGCCACCACGATGTCGAGGACCACGACCAGGCAGAAGCTCGCGATCCCGAGCCGGTAGAGGCCCTCCGAGTCGAGGACGTCGGCCGCCGTGCGGGCTGGATCGCCGGGCGTCACCAGCCCCTCGAGCACGACGAAGTTGGCGAACCCGCCCAGGAGTGCCATGGCCGCCAGGCCGATCCCCGCCAGCAGCGCGATACCGTACTTAGTACGCATACTTAGTACGGTAATGGGTTAGAGTGACGTCGGCAAGAGTGACGTCGACGACACCGGAGATCCACGTGACGCAGACAGGCCGCGGCCGGCTCACCCGCGACCGGGTGCTGGCCGGCGCCGTCGAGGTCGCCGACGACGCCGGCATCGGTGCCCTGACGATGCGCGCGCTCGCCGATCACCTCGGCGTCAAGCCGATGGCGCTCTACCACCACGTCGCGCACAAGGACGAGATCCTCGACGGCATCGTCGACCTCGTCTTCGGCGAGATCGAGCTCCCCATACCCGGCGGCGACTGGGCCGACGAGCTACGACGCCGGGCGCGGTCGGCCCGGACCGTGCTCCGTCGTCACCCCTGGGCCATCGGACTGCTGGAGAACCGCGTCACCCCAGGGCCGGCCACGCTGCGCCACCACGACGCCGTCCTCGGCACCCTCCGGCAGGCGGGCTTCTCCGTCGCCATGACGGCCCACGCCTACGCGCTGCTCGACGCCTACGTCTACGGATTCGTCGTCCAGGAGATCTCGCTGCCCTTCGAGGGCCAGGGTACGGCCGGCGAGGTGGCGCAGACCATGCTCGCCCAGTTCCCCGCCGACCGGTACCCGCACCTGATGGAGCTCATGACCGAGCACGCCATGCGCGACGACTACGACTTCGGCGACGAGTTCGACTACGGCCTCGACCTCGTCATCGGCGCCCTCAGCCCGTGACCGGCGCGCTCAGCCCGTGACGGGCGGCATCGCCTCGGACGGCACCGCCTCGGGACGGGGGTGGACGCGCAGCCGGGACGCACGCCGTCCGTCCAGCGAGAGCACCTCGATGCGCACGCCGTCGTAGTCGACGACGTCACCGACCGACGGAAGCCGTCCCAGCCGGGCGACGACGAAGCCGGCGACGGTCTCGTACGGCCCGTCGGGCAGGCGCACGCCGGTGCGGTCGGCGAAGTCGCCGAGGTTGAGCATGCCGTCGACGTCGACCACGCCGCCGGCGCCGGCCGCGGTGGGCAGCTCGTCGGTGTCGTACTCGTCGCGGATCTCGCCGACCAGCTCCTCGACGAGGTCCTCGAGGGTGACGATGCCGGCGGTGCCGCCGTACTCGTCGACGACGACGGCGAGGTGCGAGCCCTCGCGACGCATCTCCGACATCGCCGGGAGCACGCGCTTCGTGCCGGGCAGCACGAGCACGTCGCGGACCAGCTCGCCCACGCGGATGCTGCGGCCGGACACCTCGGGGTCGAAGAGGTCGCGCACGTGCACGAACCCGACGACGTCGTCGGTGGACGTGCCGACCACCGGGTAGCGCGAGTGCGGCATCGTCGACGCCAGCTTGACCGCCTTGAAGACGGGCATGTCGGCGTCGAGGAAGTCGACCTCGGTGCGCGGTCGCATGACCTCGCGGACCTGCCGGTCGCCCACGTCGAGCACGTCGCCGACGATGCGGCGCTCCTCCTCGCTCAGGCCCTCGTGGCCCGAGACGAGCTCGCGCAGCTCGTCCTCGCTCATCTCCTCGCGCTGCGCCGACGGGTCGCCGCCGAGCCCGCGGACGACGAGGTCGGTGGACTTGGACAGGAACCAGATGACCGGGCGCATCAGCGTCGCGAACCGGTCCAGCGGCGGCGCGACGGCCATGGCGACGCCGGCCGCCCGCTGCAGGGCGATGCGTTTGGGTACGAGCTCACCGAGCACCAGCGAGAGGTAGGCGATGAACAGCGTGAGCGCGATGAAGGAGAGGGTGTCGGCGGCGCCCTCGGGCAGCCCCGCGTCCTGCAGGAGCGGCGAGAGGTCGGGCGCGAGGGTCGAGGCGCCGTAGGCGGCGGAGAAGAAGCCGGCGACGGTGACGCCGATCTGCACGGCGGAGAGGAAGCGGTTGGGGTTGCGGGCGAGCTCGGAG
This genomic window contains:
- a CDS encoding DUF4386 domain-containing protein; this translates as MRTKYGIALLAGIGLAAMALLGGFANFVVLEGLVTPGDPARTAADVLDSEGLYRLGIASFCLVVVLDIVVAWALYRLFEPVDRAVSMLAAWFRVAYAAVFLTAIAQLVAALSPLTDAAAFGGFTEQQRQALALSRIDTFDAIWSAGLAVFGLHLVVVGSLALRSTWVPRLVGVLVCVAGAGYVVDSAAKVLVADPPFEVAAVTFVGEIALMLWLLVAARRHQSWTVPSESRL
- a CDS encoding TetR/AcrR family transcriptional regulator — translated: MHVTQTGRGRLTRDRVLAGAVEVADDAGIGALTMRALADHLGVKPMALYHHVAHKDEILDGIVDLVFGEIELPIPGGDWADELRRRARSARTVLRRHPWAIGLLENRVTPGPATLRHHDAVLGTLRQAGFSVAMTAHAYALLDAYVYGFVVQEISLPFEGQGTAGEVAQTMLAQFPADRYPHLMELMTEHAMRDDYDFGDEFDYGLDLVIGALSP
- a CDS encoding CNNM domain-containing protein, with amino-acid sequence MNQGTLLNFGLVLVFILIGGVFAATELALVSLRESQLGQMAHQSRRGERVSELARNPNRFLSAVQIGVTVAGFFSAAYGASTLAPDLSPLLQDAGLPEGAADTLSFIALTLFIAYLSLVLGELVPKRIALQRAAGVAMAVAPPLDRFATLMRPVIWFLSKSTDLVVRGLGGDPSAQREEMSEDELRELVSGHEGLSEEERRIVGDVLDVGDRQVREVMRPRTEVDFLDADMPVFKAVKLASTMPHSRYPVVGTSTDDVVGFVHVRDLFDPEVSGRSIRVGELVRDVLVLPGTKRVLPAMSEMRREGSHLAVVVDEYGGTAGIVTLEDLVEELVGEIRDEYDTDELPTAAGAGGVVDVDGMLNLGDFADRTGVRLPDGPYETVAGFVVARLGRLPSVGDVVDYDGVRIEVLSLDGRRASRLRVHPRPEAVPSEAMPPVTG